From Oscillospiraceae bacterium CM, a single genomic window includes:
- a CDS encoding ferredoxin gives MFIQGLQAEETAVLNAAYAICAAARTAPKGRGIDFIKTAVLTGEDKSAVAREMRRISSLMQVPFLTRDADNVDKSGAVVLVGVTEGTRGLGKICGLCGYEDCVACKDALGSCVYTTIDLGIAIGSAVSLAADLRLDNRVMFSVGKAAASLKLLGDCAVVMGIPLSVSGKSPFFDRR, from the coding sequence ATGTTCATTCAAGGGCTTCAAGCGGAGGAAACCGCCGTATTAAACGCCGCGTATGCTATATGTGCCGCTGCCAGAACAGCCCCGAAAGGGCGGGGGATCGACTTTATCAAGACGGCCGTCCTGACAGGCGAGGATAAAAGCGCTGTTGCCCGGGAAATGCGCCGCATCAGCTCGCTCATGCAGGTGCCCTTCCTCACACGCGATGCCGATAACGTTGACAAAAGCGGCGCCGTCGTCCTCGTCGGCGTCACGGAGGGCACGCGCGGCCTTGGCAAAATTTGCGGCCTTTGCGGGTATGAAGACTGCGTGGCCTGTAAAGATGCCCTCGGCAGCTGTGTTTACACAACGATTGACCTCGGTATTGCCATTGGCTCGGCTGTCTCGCTGGCCGCCGACCTTCGGCTCGACAACCGCGTTATGTTTTCCGTCGGAAAAGCAGCCGCCTCCCTGAAGCTTTTGGGGGACTGCGCCGTCGTCATGGGCATTCCGCTGTCCGTCTCCGGCAAATCGCCGTTTTTCGACAGGAGATAG
- a CDS encoding NADP-dependent malic enzyme has translation MDYAQESLRLHYEWAGKIDYIPKMDVKNKQALSLAYTPGVAQPCLEIQKDITKSYTLTGRHNLVAVVTDGTAVLGLGDIGPEAGMPVMEGKCVLFKAFGGVDAVPLCIRSKDVDEIVRTVALLVGSFGGINLEDISAPRCFEIERRLKEICDIPIFHDDQHGTAVVTLAALLNALKLTGRRLEDIKVVTSGAGAAGVAIIRLLLSLGLQNVVMCDREGAIYEGRPNSSAAKAEIAAVTNPHKLSGSLSDVIEGADVFIGVSAPGTVTKEMVRSMAKDPILFPMANPVPEIMPNEAIEAGAAIVGTGRSDFPNQINNVLAFPGIFRGALDVRASDINDAMKLAAARALAALVGDDLARDKIIPEPFDPRVGPAVAEAVRQAARDSGVARI, from the coding sequence ATGGATTACGCGCAGGAGTCGCTCCGGCTGCATTATGAGTGGGCCGGTAAAATTGATTATATCCCGAAAATGGACGTTAAAAACAAGCAGGCTTTGTCGCTGGCGTATACGCCCGGCGTTGCGCAGCCCTGCCTTGAAATACAAAAGGACATTACGAAAAGCTACACTCTGACAGGGCGGCACAATCTTGTGGCCGTCGTGACTGACGGGACAGCCGTTCTCGGCCTCGGTGACATCGGCCCGGAGGCCGGGATGCCCGTGATGGAGGGCAAATGCGTCCTGTTCAAAGCGTTCGGCGGCGTAGACGCCGTGCCGCTGTGCATCCGCTCCAAGGACGTCGATGAAATCGTCCGCACGGTGGCGCTTCTGGTCGGAAGCTTCGGCGGGATCAATCTGGAGGACATTTCAGCGCCGCGCTGCTTCGAAATTGAGCGCCGCCTCAAGGAAATCTGCGACATCCCGATTTTTCATGACGATCAGCACGGCACGGCCGTTGTAACGCTCGCGGCCCTTTTAAATGCGCTGAAGCTGACGGGCAGACGCCTAGAGGATATCAAGGTCGTCACCTCCGGCGCGGGCGCTGCTGGCGTGGCAATCATCCGGCTGCTCCTCTCGCTCGGTCTTCAAAACGTCGTCATGTGCGACCGGGAGGGTGCCATATATGAAGGCCGCCCCAATAGCAGCGCCGCCAAGGCGGAAATCGCCGCCGTGACGAATCCCCATAAGCTCTCCGGCAGCCTCTCTGATGTGATCGAAGGCGCCGACGTGTTCATCGGCGTATCCGCCCCTGGTACCGTCACAAAAGAGATGGTGCGCTCTATGGCGAAGGACCCCATTCTCTTCCCGATGGCAAACCCTGTGCCGGAAATCATGCCAAACGAAGCCATTGAAGCCGGCGCCGCCATCGTCGGCACGGGACGGAGCGATTTCCCGAACCAGATCAATAATGTTCTCGCCTTCCCCGGCATCTTTAGAGGCGCGCTCGACGTGCGCGCGTCCGACATCAACGACGCGATGAAGCTTGCCGCCGCCCGGGCGCTCGCCGCGCTTGTCGGAGACGATTTGGCGCGTGACAAAATCATCCCAGAGCCGTTTGACCCGCGCGTCGGCCCCGCCGTCGCCGAGGCGGTGCGTCAGGCCGCGAGAGATTCGGGCGTTGCGCGGATTTAG
- the spoIID gene encoding stage II sporulation protein D has translation MKKIIFVSLLLAVFALAFSMAMSVSKPIDADTGSASSASPAVSASPGSTATDAQVTVRVKTGETVVTMTMSQYLVGVVAAEMPAVFNLEALKAQTVAARTETLYHMNHVSGTHPDADICTDPSDCQAYQDDAALRQKWGDAYSDYIKKITDAVSATDGVCLTYDNTPIQAVFHSSSAGKTAASGEVWTASLPYLVSVTSPESSADVPNYVSSVTVTLADFKETVLKYYPEAVFGKDSATWVSDITYTESGRVGTVKLGGVSVTGPVLRNMFGLRSTAASIKLDDKNVVFTTTGYGHGVGMSQYGANAFAQEGKTYREILSWYYTGVTFSDELAFVKKT, from the coding sequence ATGAAAAAAATCATTTTTGTCTCACTTCTGCTGGCTGTTTTCGCGCTGGCATTCTCTATGGCAATGTCGGTTTCAAAGCCGATTGACGCCGACACGGGCAGTGCTTCGTCCGCTTCCCCCGCCGTTTCAGCGTCGCCCGGCAGCACAGCAACGGATGCGCAAGTGACGGTGCGCGTTAAAACAGGTGAAACGGTCGTCACAATGACAATGTCGCAGTATCTGGTGGGTGTCGTCGCCGCCGAAATGCCCGCCGTTTTCAACTTGGAAGCGCTGAAAGCGCAGACTGTTGCCGCCCGCACGGAGACGCTGTATCACATGAACCACGTTTCCGGCACCCATCCCGACGCCGACATCTGCACCGATCCGTCCGACTGCCAGGCGTATCAGGATGATGCGGCGCTCCGCCAAAAATGGGGCGATGCCTATAGCGACTATATCAAAAAAATCACGGACGCCGTGAGCGCGACGGACGGTGTCTGCCTCACGTATGACAACACGCCGATTCAAGCCGTCTTTCATTCGTCGTCAGCCGGGAAAACGGCGGCAAGCGGCGAAGTCTGGACGGCAAGCCTGCCGTACCTTGTCAGTGTCACCAGCCCCGAATCGTCGGCTGATGTGCCCAACTATGTCTCATCCGTCACGGTAACGCTGGCTGATTTCAAGGAAACCGTTCTAAAATACTATCCGGAAGCCGTTTTCGGCAAAGACAGCGCCACCTGGGTCAGCGATATTACCTACACGGAAAGCGGGCGTGTCGGTACCGTTAAGCTCGGGGGTGTCAGCGTCACAGGCCCCGTTTTGCGCAATATGTTCGGCCTGCGCTCGACGGCGGCGTCTATAAAGCTTGATGACAAAAACGTTGTTTTCACGACGACGGGCTATGGCCACGGCGTCGGCATGAGCCAATACGGGGCCAATGCCTTCGCGCAGGAGGGTAAAACATATAGAGAGATTTTAAGCTGGTACTACACGGGCGTCACCTTTTCCGACGAGCTGGCTTTCGTCAAAAAAACGTGA